One window of Leifsonia sp. AK011 genomic DNA carries:
- a CDS encoding thymidine kinase, with the protein MSKLYFRYGAMNSGKSTALLQAAYNYEERGQTVLLAKPQIDTKGESTIVSRLGMTRVVDFTVAPDEDILAAFVKHRERVRATGTDVSCLLVDEAQFLTESQVDDLLRIAIIEGVPVLAYGIRTDFQTVAFPGSRRLLEVAHSLEELKTICRCGRKAVFNARKVGEQFIFDGDQVAIDGVDVTYESLCGQCYLDESGGVLNNGRRSASDFSYVAGPDADFA; encoded by the coding sequence GTGAGCAAGCTCTACTTCCGCTACGGCGCCATGAACAGCGGAAAGAGCACGGCTCTTCTCCAGGCCGCCTACAACTACGAGGAGCGCGGGCAGACGGTGCTGCTCGCCAAGCCCCAAATCGACACCAAGGGCGAGTCCACCATCGTCTCCCGGCTCGGGATGACACGGGTCGTCGACTTCACGGTCGCTCCCGACGAAGACATCCTGGCCGCCTTCGTGAAGCACCGCGAGCGGGTGCGCGCGACCGGCACCGACGTGAGCTGTCTGCTCGTGGATGAGGCGCAGTTCCTCACCGAGTCGCAGGTGGACGACCTGCTGCGGATCGCGATCATTGAGGGTGTGCCCGTGCTTGCGTACGGGATTCGCACCGACTTCCAGACGGTGGCGTTCCCCGGCAGTCGCCGACTGCTCGAGGTCGCGCACTCGCTTGAGGAGCTCAAGACCATCTGCCGCTGCGGCCGCAAAGCCGTGTTCAACGCGCGCAAGGTGGGGGAGCAGTTCATCTTCGACGGCGACCAGGTCGCCATCGACGGGGTGGATGTCACGTATGAGTCGCTCTGCGGACAGTGCTACCTCGACGAGAGCGGCGGCGTGCTCAACAACGGGCGTCGCTCCGCCTCCGACTTCAGCTACGTGGCGGGCCCCGACGCGGACTTCGCGTAG
- a CDS encoding response regulator has translation MQNKVGERVRLAVLDDHEVLLDTLASWINANAPDFDLVLTASTWLELVHSDEFPTDLVIIDFQLKEPVSIEARVRTCRAAGAKVIVLTSLDAPEVRQRAIDSGVSAFLTKAVPMTEVMDVARKVMGVVPRNQPGGWRPTSGALSQSKPRLSAGETQALTLYVSGLSTQEVAEQMDVQYETAKTYLRRVREKYAKAGRPASRKAELIRRAAEDGYLK, from the coding sequence GTGCAGAACAAGGTGGGGGAACGAGTACGTCTAGCCGTACTCGATGACCACGAGGTACTACTCGACACGCTGGCGTCGTGGATCAATGCCAACGCTCCGGACTTCGACCTCGTGCTCACCGCGAGCACCTGGCTCGAGCTCGTGCACAGCGACGAGTTCCCGACGGACCTGGTGATCATCGACTTCCAGCTCAAGGAGCCCGTCTCGATCGAGGCGCGCGTGCGCACGTGCCGTGCCGCGGGCGCCAAGGTGATCGTGCTCACGAGCCTCGACGCACCCGAGGTGCGCCAGCGCGCCATCGACTCCGGGGTCTCCGCGTTCCTCACCAAGGCCGTACCCATGACCGAGGTGATGGATGTGGCCCGCAAGGTGATGGGCGTGGTGCCCCGCAACCAGCCGGGCGGCTGGCGCCCGACATCCGGAGCCCTCTCGCAGTCCAAGCCGCGACTGAGCGCAGGGGAGACCCAGGCGCTCACCCTCTACGTCTCCGGGCTCAGCACCCAGGAGGTCGCCGAGCAGATGGATGTGCAGTATGAGACCGCGAAGACGTATCTTCGACGGGTGAGAGAAAAGTACGCGAAAGCCGGACGCCCGGCCAGTCGCAAAGCAGAACTGATTCGCCGCGCAGCGGAGGACGGATACCTCAAGTGA
- a CDS encoding malate:quinone oxidoreductase: MDKPVDVALIGGGIMSATLGSLLQRLQPDWDIRVYERLGDLALESSNPWNNAGTGHSALCELNYTPQKADGSIDITSAVKVNEQFQVTRQFWAHLVDTGALPNPSDFITATPHMSFVWGEENVEYLRKRYEALKNHPLFAGIEFSTDARTIRSWAPLMIPGRLKSQPIAATHIAAGTDVDFGALTHLLTQNLVAEGATLTTEVLVTNIKRQRDGLWRLTMRNDIGGTPMAPVRARFVFVGAGGYALGLLQKSGIKEIRGFGGFPVSGEFLRTDNPEVVAKHAAKVYGKAAVGSPPMSVPHLDLRVVDGAPSLMFGPYAGFSPKFLKTGSILDLFASIRWHNLIPMVAAGLGNLGLVKYLVGQLAASEKTKFDELKQFYPDADPKDWYRITAGQRVQVIKKDKKKLGVLQFGTEVVASADGTIAGLLGASPGASTAVPIMLTVLEKCFPQQLEGWRPKLTAMIPSYGTQLSDDPKKAAATLKSTAASLGIRA, translated from the coding sequence GTGGATAAACCCGTCGACGTCGCCCTGATTGGCGGCGGAATCATGAGCGCAACCCTGGGTTCACTTCTTCAGCGGCTTCAGCCCGACTGGGACATCCGGGTGTACGAGCGCCTCGGAGACCTCGCACTCGAGAGCTCCAACCCCTGGAACAACGCCGGCACCGGCCATTCCGCCCTCTGCGAGCTCAACTACACGCCGCAGAAGGCCGACGGTTCCATCGACATCACGAGCGCGGTGAAGGTCAACGAGCAGTTCCAGGTGACCCGCCAGTTCTGGGCTCACCTCGTCGACACCGGCGCCCTGCCCAACCCCTCCGACTTCATCACGGCAACGCCGCACATGAGCTTCGTCTGGGGCGAGGAGAACGTCGAGTACCTCCGCAAGCGCTACGAGGCACTCAAAAACCACCCGCTCTTCGCCGGCATCGAGTTCTCCACGGATGCACGAACCATCCGCTCCTGGGCCCCCCTCATGATCCCCGGCCGACTGAAGTCCCAGCCGATCGCCGCGACCCACATCGCCGCCGGCACCGACGTTGACTTCGGCGCCCTCACACACCTCCTCACCCAGAACCTCGTCGCCGAGGGCGCCACCCTCACCACCGAGGTGCTCGTCACCAACATCAAGCGCCAGCGCGACGGACTCTGGCGCCTCACGATGCGCAACGACATCGGCGGCACCCCCATGGCGCCGGTGCGCGCACGCTTCGTGTTTGTCGGCGCCGGCGGGTACGCACTCGGCCTGCTGCAGAAGTCCGGCATCAAAGAGATCCGCGGGTTTGGCGGCTTCCCCGTGAGCGGCGAGTTCCTCCGCACCGACAACCCCGAGGTTGTCGCCAAGCACGCCGCCAAGGTCTACGGCAAGGCCGCCGTCGGCTCCCCGCCCATGTCGGTGCCGCACCTCGACCTGCGCGTTGTCGACGGCGCCCCGAGCCTCATGTTCGGCCCGTACGCCGGCTTCAGCCCCAAGTTCCTCAAGACCGGCTCGATCCTCGACCTGTTCGCGAGCATCCGCTGGCACAACCTGATCCCCATGGTCGCGGCAGGTCTCGGCAACCTCGGACTCGTCAAGTACCTCGTCGGCCAGCTCGCCGCGAGCGAGAAGACCAAGTTCGACGAGCTCAAGCAGTTCTACCCCGACGCCGACCCCAAGGACTGGTACCGCATCACCGCCGGCCAGCGGGTGCAGGTGATCAAGAAAGACAAGAAGAAGCTCGGCGTTCTGCAGTTCGGCACCGAGGTCGTGGCCTCAGCGGATGGCACGATCGCAGGCCTGCTCGGGGCTTCCCCCGGCGCATCCACCGCGGTCCCCATCATGCTCACCGTTCTCGAGAAGTGCTTCCCTCAGCAGCTCGAAGGCTGGCGCCCGAAACTCACCGCCATGATCCCCAGTTACGGAACGCAGCTGTCCGACGACCCGAAGAAGGCCGCGGCAACACTGAAGAGCACAGCAGCCTCGTTGGGCATTCGGGCGTAA
- a CDS encoding HNH endonuclease signature motif containing protein encodes MSITRRASITSAAERARAALGELLELVADSAPAEVIEALGAVESVGRLADAVRVRVATPLAENATLAEQFGFRSAADAVADVAQISRRAARTRVAVAAAVGTSRSLTGVELPPQRPALAEALDAGEVGLEAASLIVRELDAVASHTESDVQAAAEQLMVTLASGIDPTTGAAASPVSVDYLTAEVRQIASAVDPDGARPREERALRSRGLRVGAADVDGLRSVNGRLLADTAALLEGLLEAQRRTPKFVDVASAPAGGDIDELTDVTGLPIDPATSDDRTPDQRRHDAFAEILIAATQAEGAPQLNGAPVTVLVTVNADDLGDDGYGGTDGEQGDGLGGDPIGTMAGTDVPVSRAEVLRYMDAAGYRTVTLQKGRIASISSQQRCFTSAQRLAIAARDGLRCATPGCTAPHYVLQVHHVIPDRDGGPTHTNNGILLCYWHHRLVDKGPWRYRMVNGVPQAWKPGLPDWVPVSAAQRLAA; translated from the coding sequence ATGTCAATCACCCGCCGCGCAAGCATCACGAGCGCCGCTGAGCGCGCCCGCGCGGCACTCGGTGAGCTTCTCGAGCTCGTGGCTGACAGCGCCCCGGCCGAGGTGATTGAGGCTCTCGGGGCGGTCGAGTCGGTGGGGCGTCTGGCCGACGCCGTGCGGGTGCGCGTGGCGACGCCGTTGGCTGAGAACGCCACGCTTGCCGAGCAGTTCGGGTTCAGGTCGGCGGCGGATGCCGTGGCCGACGTTGCGCAGATCTCCCGCCGTGCGGCCCGAACCCGTGTGGCCGTCGCCGCGGCGGTGGGCACGTCTCGTTCGCTCACCGGGGTGGAGCTCCCACCGCAGCGTCCCGCCCTTGCCGAAGCACTCGACGCGGGCGAGGTCGGGCTCGAGGCCGCCTCCCTGATCGTGCGGGAGCTCGACGCTGTGGCATCCCACACGGAGTCCGACGTCCAAGCCGCCGCCGAACAACTTATGGTCACCCTCGCCTCCGGCATCGACCCGACAACCGGTGCGGCCGCGTCGCCCGTGTCGGTGGACTACCTCACTGCCGAGGTGCGGCAGATCGCGTCCGCAGTCGACCCAGACGGGGCTCGCCCACGCGAGGAGCGTGCCCTGCGCAGCCGCGGCCTGCGTGTGGGTGCTGCCGATGTCGACGGACTGCGGTCAGTCAACGGGCGCCTCCTGGCAGACACAGCCGCGCTGCTCGAAGGGCTCCTCGAAGCCCAGCGCCGCACCCCGAAGTTCGTTGACGTCGCCTCGGCTCCCGCAGGTGGTGACATCGACGAACTCACGGATGTCACCGGCCTCCCGATCGACCCTGCCACCAGTGACGACCGCACTCCCGACCAGCGCCGCCATGACGCGTTCGCTGAGATCCTGATCGCCGCAACCCAAGCAGAAGGTGCACCTCAGCTCAATGGTGCTCCGGTCACGGTGCTCGTGACCGTCAACGCTGACGACCTTGGTGACGACGGCTACGGTGGCACCGACGGCGAGCAGGGCGACGGTCTCGGCGGCGACCCCATCGGCACCATGGCCGGCACCGACGTGCCCGTGTCGCGTGCCGAGGTGCTGCGGTACATGGATGCCGCGGGGTACCGCACCGTCACCCTCCAGAAGGGGCGCATCGCCAGCATCAGCTCGCAACAGCGCTGCTTCACCTCGGCGCAGCGCCTCGCCATCGCCGCCCGCGACGGGCTGCGGTGTGCGACCCCGGGATGCACGGCCCCGCACTACGTGCTGCAGGTGCATCACGTCATCCCGGATCGGGACGGCGGGCCGACCCACACCAATAACGGGATACTGCTCTGCTACTGGCACCACCGACTCGTCGACAAGGGTCCGTGGCGGTACCGCATGGTGAACGGGGTGCCCCAAGCCTGGAAGCCAGGGCTGCCCGACTGGGTACCCGTCAGCGCAGCGCAGCGCCTCGCGGCGTAG
- a CDS encoding SGNH/GDSL hydrolase family protein, producing MVVRRVAAALLTLLLLTGCTTGPGATVSFYGDSYTRGKAASDPSLRWSSIISEMRGWTELNHGIDGLGFIRRRDEFPDVPGDIIADDPDIVIVALGINDNFVFETRGPEIQPQIEADFSRLAKELPDARIIVVEPFWYTKVRSDSVEAIIGWVRDAALAEGFEYIGGASHWLDGHQEWMAEDALHPNDAGYAEIARRMDEELRELGL from the coding sequence GTGGTAGTTCGGCGGGTCGCCGCTGCGCTGCTGACGCTCCTCCTGCTCACCGGGTGCACGACGGGGCCCGGCGCGACAGTGTCGTTCTACGGCGACTCGTACACGCGAGGCAAGGCGGCATCCGACCCATCCCTGCGGTGGTCGTCGATCATCAGCGAGATGCGCGGGTGGACGGAGCTCAACCACGGCATCGATGGGCTCGGGTTCATCCGTCGGCGCGACGAGTTTCCGGATGTCCCGGGCGACATCATCGCGGACGACCCCGACATCGTGATCGTCGCCCTCGGCATCAACGACAACTTCGTCTTCGAGACCCGCGGCCCCGAGATCCAGCCGCAGATCGAGGCCGACTTCTCACGGTTGGCGAAAGAGCTGCCGGATGCCCGCATCATCGTCGTCGAACCGTTCTGGTACACCAAGGTTCGCTCCGACTCGGTGGAGGCCATCATCGGGTGGGTGCGGGACGCCGCTCTCGCGGAAGGCTTCGAGTACATCGGGGGAGCGTCGCACTGGCTCGACGGGCACCAGGAGTGGATGGCGGAGGACGCGTTGCATCCGAACGATGCGGGGTACGCGGAGATCGCGCGGCGGATGGATGAGGAGCTTCGCGAGCTGGGGCTGTAG
- a CDS encoding low molecular weight phosphatase family protein — protein MARFRILTVCTGNVCRSPVAEQVLRAKMADLRGIIDLESAGFRALVGDGMPDQAANLSTSLGGNPSGHTARQLTEQQILDADLVLAMSREHRREIVSLVPKASRYTVTIREFARLSADLDSWDFLDITALPQRPASARLDALVALIASRRGQVEPAASPEDDDVVDPYMQGDERYALTGSQLAPAIDEVHRVIRLALAPRGEVA, from the coding sequence ATGGCCAGGTTCCGCATCCTGACCGTCTGCACTGGGAACGTCTGCCGGTCACCCGTGGCCGAACAGGTGCTCCGCGCCAAGATGGCAGACCTGCGCGGCATCATCGATCTCGAGAGTGCCGGGTTTCGGGCACTCGTCGGCGACGGGATGCCCGACCAAGCCGCCAACCTCTCCACAAGTCTCGGCGGCAATCCGTCGGGGCACACCGCGCGGCAACTCACCGAACAGCAGATCCTCGACGCCGATCTCGTGCTCGCGATGTCGCGCGAGCACCGGCGCGAAATCGTCTCCCTTGTGCCGAAAGCAAGTCGATACACTGTCACCATCCGTGAGTTCGCACGGCTATCGGCAGACCTCGACTCCTGGGATTTCCTTGACATCACAGCCCTGCCCCAGCGCCCCGCGTCAGCACGGCTGGACGCGCTCGTGGCGTTGATCGCCTCGCGTCGAGGGCAGGTGGAGCCGGCGGCATCCCCCGAAGACGACGACGTCGTCGACCCATACATGCAGGGTGACGAGCGCTACGCACTCACCGGCAGCCAACTCGCGCCCGCGATCGACGAGGTGCACCGGGTGATCCGGCTCGCGCTGGCACCGCGAGGAGAAGTGGCGTGA
- a CDS encoding CpsD/CapB family tyrosine-protein kinase, with amino-acid sequence MTIEPIRPAVVPVEPYVPNTRQNLALGLLVGLVAGLGAAILRHVLDTRVHGPQDVQAITPAPILGGIGFDPDAKKRPLIVHADPRSSRAESFRALRTNLQFVHLDSGPRVFVVTSSVPGEGKTTTTANLAIALAETGARVAVIDGDLRRPAIADYMGLEGAVGLTDVLIGRAELGDVLQKWGRNELYVLPAGRIPPNPSELLGSSAMANLLTELGKTFNFVLVDAPPLLPVTDAAVLSKFTTGAIVIVAAGRTKRNELAAALRSFEHIESKVLGAVLTMLPTKGPDSYGYGNYYGGYSDVDPLQLRLKE; translated from the coding sequence GTGACGATCGAACCTATCCGGCCTGCAGTCGTCCCGGTGGAGCCGTACGTCCCGAACACGCGGCAGAACCTCGCATTGGGACTCCTCGTTGGACTTGTTGCTGGACTCGGAGCGGCGATTCTCCGCCACGTACTCGACACGCGGGTTCATGGCCCCCAGGACGTGCAGGCGATCACTCCAGCCCCCATCCTCGGTGGCATTGGGTTCGACCCCGACGCGAAGAAGCGGCCACTCATTGTGCACGCTGATCCGCGCAGCTCGCGGGCCGAGTCGTTCCGCGCGCTGAGGACGAACCTTCAGTTCGTGCACCTCGACAGTGGGCCTCGAGTGTTCGTCGTGACATCCTCTGTTCCTGGCGAGGGCAAGACGACGACCACCGCCAACCTCGCGATCGCGCTCGCCGAAACCGGTGCGCGTGTCGCGGTGATCGACGGCGACCTTCGGCGGCCGGCCATCGCGGACTACATGGGGCTCGAGGGTGCCGTCGGTCTGACCGACGTGCTCATCGGTCGCGCCGAGCTGGGGGACGTGCTTCAGAAGTGGGGCCGTAACGAGCTGTACGTGCTTCCGGCAGGGCGCATCCCCCCGAACCCGAGTGAGTTGCTCGGCTCGAGCGCGATGGCGAACCTGCTGACGGAACTCGGCAAGACCTTCAACTTCGTGCTCGTGGATGCTCCACCGCTGCTGCCCGTCACCGATGCAGCAGTGCTGTCCAAGTTCACGACCGGCGCGATCGTCATCGTCGCCGCCGGACGCACCAAGCGCAACGAGCTCGCCGCCGCACTTCGGTCGTTCGAGCACATCGAGAGCAAGGTGCTTGGCGCCGTGCTCACCATGCTTCCCACCAAGGGTCCCGATTCCTACGGCTACGGCAACTACTACGGCGGGTACTCCGACGTGGACCCGTTGCAGCTTCGCCTCAAGGAGTAG
- a CDS encoding UDP-glucose/GDP-mannose dehydrogenase family protein, whose product MKLSVIGCGYLGAVHAASMAELGHEVVGVDVDWQKIGLLAEGRAPFFEPGLPEVLTSAIATGRLTFTTDMAEAQGASVHFIAVGTPQRKGEAAADLSYVDSAVNALLPYLSSGDLVVGKSTVPVGTASRLVEKLNGSGADLAWNPEFLREGFAVEDTIRPDRLVYGVPEGEGGDRATALLNEVYATAIANETPLVVTDYATAELVKVSANAFLATKISFINAMAEIAEVTGADVTKLADAIGFDARIGRRFLNAGVGFGGGCLPKDIRAFAARAEELGRGQSVAFLKEVDAINLRRRDRVVELALDALHQEPLGKKVTVLGLSFKPDSDDVRDSPALDVAVRLKGLGADVIATDPQAIENSRRLHPQLAFEETTAAALTGASVVVLVTEWSEYRDLDPSEVAQLAPAATVIDGRNCLDPQAWRSAGFTYVGLGRP is encoded by the coding sequence TTGAAGTTATCCGTAATTGGGTGTGGGTACCTCGGTGCGGTCCATGCCGCGAGCATGGCGGAACTGGGTCACGAGGTCGTTGGTGTGGATGTCGACTGGCAGAAGATCGGACTCCTAGCGGAAGGCCGCGCGCCATTCTTTGAGCCGGGATTGCCAGAAGTTCTGACTTCCGCCATTGCGACCGGGAGGCTGACGTTCACCACTGATATGGCCGAGGCTCAAGGTGCCTCGGTTCACTTTATTGCGGTAGGCACGCCGCAGCGCAAGGGCGAAGCCGCTGCGGACCTGAGCTACGTCGATTCTGCGGTTAATGCACTACTGCCGTACCTCTCATCGGGGGATCTTGTAGTTGGCAAATCGACCGTCCCCGTCGGCACAGCATCGCGACTCGTCGAGAAGCTCAACGGAAGCGGGGCGGATTTGGCCTGGAACCCTGAGTTTCTTCGCGAGGGATTTGCAGTGGAAGACACGATCCGGCCGGATCGGCTCGTGTACGGCGTGCCGGAGGGCGAAGGGGGGGACCGCGCTACCGCCCTGTTGAACGAGGTTTATGCGACGGCGATTGCCAACGAGACTCCGCTTGTGGTCACCGACTACGCAACTGCCGAACTCGTCAAAGTTTCGGCGAATGCGTTCCTCGCCACCAAGATCTCATTCATCAATGCAATGGCAGAGATCGCCGAGGTCACCGGCGCGGACGTGACGAAACTTGCGGATGCAATCGGGTTCGATGCGAGGATCGGGCGTCGATTCCTAAACGCCGGCGTGGGCTTTGGCGGCGGGTGCCTGCCTAAGGACATCAGGGCTTTCGCTGCGAGAGCGGAAGAGCTGGGCCGTGGACAGTCCGTCGCATTCCTCAAGGAGGTCGATGCGATTAATCTCAGGCGGAGGGATCGGGTGGTCGAGCTCGCGCTGGATGCCTTGCATCAGGAGCCTCTGGGGAAGAAGGTCACTGTCCTTGGACTTTCGTTCAAGCCTGATTCTGATGACGTGCGAGACTCGCCAGCTCTGGACGTTGCCGTCCGGTTGAAGGGTCTCGGTGCCGACGTGATCGCGACGGATCCACAAGCGATCGAGAACTCCAGGCGGCTGCATCCACAGTTAGCTTTCGAAGAGACGACGGCTGCTGCGCTCACGGGAGCTAGCGTTGTGGTGCTCGTAACAGAGTGGAGTGAATATCGTGACCTGGACCCCTCGGAAGTTGCCCAGTTGGCTCCCGCGGCAACGGTAATCGACGGGCGGAACTGTCTGGACCCGCAGGCTTGGCGTTCGGCGGGGTTTACGTACGTGGGCCTCGGGCGCCCGTAG
- a CDS encoding GDP-L-fucose synthase, which produces MSVANLADYKTGALDRDAAVYIAGHRGLVGGAIWRKFQDEGFTNLVGRSHAELDLTDRPSVFDYIDEVRPRYLVLAAAKVGGILANNTYPVDFISENLQVQVNVLDAALKAGVERVLFLGSSCIYPGESAQPIKEEYLLTGYLEPTNDAYAIAKIAGILQIQAVRRQYGLPWISAMPTNLYGPGDNFSPKGSHVLPALIRRYDEAVSSGAGAVTNWGTGSPRREFLHVDDMAAACLHLLENYDGAPQINVGTGSDVTIKDVADTIARVVGFEGETTWDATKPDGTHQKRLDVSKLTAAGWTASIGLDEGIRSTVDWYRENIATLRE; this is translated from the coding sequence GTGAGCGTCGCGAACCTCGCCGATTACAAGACCGGTGCCCTAGATAGGGACGCCGCCGTTTACATCGCTGGCCACAGAGGACTCGTGGGCGGAGCGATCTGGCGAAAGTTTCAGGACGAGGGCTTCACCAATCTCGTCGGCCGGTCTCATGCCGAGCTCGACCTCACTGATCGACCTTCAGTCTTCGACTACATCGACGAGGTAAGGCCCAGATACCTTGTACTTGCCGCTGCGAAGGTCGGTGGAATCCTGGCCAACAACACCTACCCAGTGGACTTCATTTCGGAGAATCTTCAGGTGCAGGTTAACGTGCTCGACGCAGCGCTGAAAGCGGGCGTCGAGCGAGTGCTCTTTCTCGGTTCGTCGTGCATCTATCCCGGTGAATCGGCGCAGCCGATTAAGGAGGAGTACCTCCTTACTGGGTATCTCGAGCCGACAAACGATGCGTACGCGATCGCCAAGATTGCGGGCATTCTGCAGATCCAGGCGGTACGCCGACAGTACGGTTTGCCGTGGATATCAGCGATGCCCACGAATCTTTACGGCCCCGGAGATAACTTCTCACCGAAGGGATCGCACGTCTTGCCCGCACTGATCCGTCGTTATGACGAGGCCGTGAGTTCCGGCGCGGGAGCTGTCACGAACTGGGGTACGGGCTCGCCTCGCCGCGAGTTTCTTCACGTGGACGATATGGCCGCAGCGTGCCTTCACCTTCTAGAGAACTATGATGGGGCACCCCAGATTAATGTGGGCACGGGCAGCGACGTAACCATCAAAGACGTCGCGGACACGATTGCGCGCGTGGTTGGGTTCGAGGGCGAAACAACGTGGGATGCCACGAAGCCAGACGGCACGCACCAGAAGCGCCTTGATGTCTCGAAGCTCACCGCGGCAGGCTGGACAGCATCTATCGGGCTCGACGAGGGCATTCGGTCCACGGTCGACTGGTATCGCGAGAACATTGCGACCTTGCGCGAGTAA
- the gmd gene encoding GDP-mannose 4,6-dehydratase: MTKRAFITGITGQDGSYLAELLLLKGYEVHGLVRRASTFNTHRLDHIYVDAHEPSARLFLHYGDLSDGARLVTLIDQIKPDEIYNLAAQSHVRVSFDEPEHTADTTGTGTVRILEAVREAGIHPKFYQASSSELYGATPPPQSETTPFYPRSPYAAAKLYSFWITKNYREAYGIFATNGILFNHESPRRGETFVTRKITRAVARIKAGVQNDLYLGNLDSVRDWGYAPEYVEGMWRMLQAEEPDDFVLATGVGYTIREFLEASFGHVDLDWQEFVKFDERYLRPTEVDALIGDSTKAQSTLGWVPTVDGAALAKIMVDADVKELEHQGAAWIDAPALESWKA, from the coding sequence TTGACTAAGCGCGCGTTCATCACAGGCATTACTGGCCAAGATGGCTCTTACTTGGCCGAGTTGCTCTTGCTCAAGGGTTACGAAGTTCATGGGCTCGTGCGACGGGCCTCAACTTTCAACACGCACAGGCTTGACCACATCTACGTAGACGCACACGAGCCTTCTGCCAGGCTGTTTCTGCACTACGGCGACCTGAGTGATGGCGCGAGGCTTGTAACCCTGATCGACCAGATTAAGCCCGACGAGATCTATAACCTCGCGGCCCAGTCCCACGTTCGAGTCTCTTTCGACGAGCCCGAGCACACGGCGGATACGACCGGGACTGGCACAGTGCGAATTCTGGAAGCGGTTCGCGAGGCTGGCATTCACCCGAAGTTCTACCAAGCGTCCTCGTCAGAGTTGTACGGTGCGACGCCTCCTCCGCAGAGCGAGACCACCCCGTTCTATCCACGGTCCCCCTACGCGGCCGCCAAGCTCTACAGCTTCTGGATCACCAAGAACTACCGCGAGGCCTACGGCATCTTCGCCACCAATGGAATCCTCTTCAACCACGAGTCCCCGCGCCGCGGTGAGACGTTCGTCACGCGAAAGATCACGCGCGCGGTCGCGCGAATCAAAGCAGGCGTTCAGAACGATCTCTATCTAGGTAACTTGGATTCAGTGCGCGACTGGGGATACGCGCCGGAGTACGTCGAGGGCATGTGGCGCATGCTTCAGGCAGAAGAACCCGACGATTTCGTGCTCGCAACGGGCGTCGGCTACACCATCCGAGAATTCCTTGAGGCCTCCTTCGGGCACGTTGATCTCGACTGGCAGGAGTTCGTGAAGTTCGACGAGCGATACCTTCGCCCGACGGAGGTGGATGCGCTCATCGGTGATTCGACGAAGGCCCAGAGCACGCTGGGCTGGGTCCCCACGGTCGACGGCGCAGCACTTGCGAAGATCATGGTGGATGCAGACGTCAAAGAACTTGAGCACCAAGGCGCCGCATGGATCGACGCCCCTGCGCTAGAAAGCTGGAAGGCGTGA